In Panicum virgatum strain AP13 chromosome 4N, P.virgatum_v5, whole genome shotgun sequence, a single window of DNA contains:
- the LOC120669537 gene encoding bax inhibitor 1-like isoform X1 has translation MESLFRRTTATGGGFDALKRLGHISPAVQSHLKHVYLTLSSALAFSALGAYLHIALNVGGTLTTVGCLAAIAFLISLPASQHQERNRFALLMSAALLQGASVGPLLDLVLHLDLRILVTAFVGTAIAFGCFSAAAIIAKRREYLYLGGLLSSALSILLWLQFAASIFGHYYFTFEYFVALQLYFGLLVFLGYMVYDTQEIIERAHHGDMDYIKHALTLFTDFVAVLVRVLVIMLKNAQEKSQEDKKRKKRY, from the exons ATGGAGTCCCTGTTCAGGAGGACGACGGCGACTGGCGGCGGCTTCGACGCGCTCAAGCGTCTGGGCCACATCTCCCCTGCCGTGCAGTCCCACCTCAAGCAC GTGTACCTCACCCTGTCCTCCGCTCTGGCCTTCTCCGCGCTCGGCGCCTACCTCCACATCGCCCTCAACGTCGGCGGCACCCTCACCACCGTCGGATGCCTGGCCGCCATCGCCTTCCTCATCTCCCTCCCCGCGTCCCAGCACCAGGAGAGGAACCGCTTCGCCTTGCTCATGTCCGCCGCGCTCCTGCAAGGGGCCTCCGTCGGCCCGCTCCTCGATCTGGTCCTTCACTTGGACCTGAGGATCCTGGTCACGGCCTTCGTCGGGACGGCGATTGCTTTCGGATGCTTCTCGGCTGCCGCCATCATCGCCAAGCGCAGGGAGTACCTGTACCTGGGCGGCTTGCTCTCCTCCGCCCTCTCCATTCTTCTCTGGCTGCAGTTTGCTGCTTCCATCTTTGGCCACTACTACTTCACCTTTGAG TATTTTGTTGCGTTGCAGCTCTACTTTGGCCTCCTGGTTTTCCTGGGATACATGGTGTATGACACCCAAGAGATCATCGAGAGGGCACACCATGGGGACATGGACTACATCAAGCACGCACTCACTCTCTTCACCGACTTTGTTGCCGTTCTTGTTCGGGTCCTTGTCATCATG CTGAAAAATGCCCAGGAGAAATCCcaagaggacaagaagaggaagaagcgcTATTGA
- the LOC120669537 gene encoding bax inhibitor 1-like isoform X2, which yields MESLFRRTTATGGGFDALKRLGHISPAVQSHLKHVYLTLSSALAFSALGAYLHIALNVGGTLTTVGCLAAIAFLISLPASQHQERNRFALLMSAALLQGASVGPLLDLVLHLDLRILVTAFVGTAIAFGCFSAAAIIAKRREYLYLGGLLSSALSILLWLQFAASIFGHYYFTFELYFGLLVFLGYMVYDTQEIIERAHHGDMDYIKHALTLFTDFVAVLVRVLVIMLKNAQEKSQEDKKRKKRY from the exons ATGGAGTCCCTGTTCAGGAGGACGACGGCGACTGGCGGCGGCTTCGACGCGCTCAAGCGTCTGGGCCACATCTCCCCTGCCGTGCAGTCCCACCTCAAGCAC GTGTACCTCACCCTGTCCTCCGCTCTGGCCTTCTCCGCGCTCGGCGCCTACCTCCACATCGCCCTCAACGTCGGCGGCACCCTCACCACCGTCGGATGCCTGGCCGCCATCGCCTTCCTCATCTCCCTCCCCGCGTCCCAGCACCAGGAGAGGAACCGCTTCGCCTTGCTCATGTCCGCCGCGCTCCTGCAAGGGGCCTCCGTCGGCCCGCTCCTCGATCTGGTCCTTCACTTGGACCTGAGGATCCTGGTCACGGCCTTCGTCGGGACGGCGATTGCTTTCGGATGCTTCTCGGCTGCCGCCATCATCGCCAAGCGCAGGGAGTACCTGTACCTGGGCGGCTTGCTCTCCTCCGCCCTCTCCATTCTTCTCTGGCTGCAGTTTGCTGCTTCCATCTTTGGCCACTACTACTTCACCTTTGAG CTCTACTTTGGCCTCCTGGTTTTCCTGGGATACATGGTGTATGACACCCAAGAGATCATCGAGAGGGCACACCATGGGGACATGGACTACATCAAGCACGCACTCACTCTCTTCACCGACTTTGTTGCCGTTCTTGTTCGGGTCCTTGTCATCATG CTGAAAAATGCCCAGGAGAAATCCcaagaggacaagaagaggaagaagcgcTATTGA
- the LOC120669538 gene encoding plastocyanin, chloroplastic-like, producing the protein MASLSSAAVTAPSFAAAARPAPRRSAAFTVRASLGKAAGTAAVAVAASALLAGGAAMAQEVLLGANGGVLVFEPSEFTVKAGEAITFKNNAGYPHNVVFDEDEVPSGVDAAKISQEEYLNAPGETYSVTLTVPGTYGFYCEPHQGAGMVGKVTVN; encoded by the coding sequence AtggcctccctctcctctgccgccgtcaccgccccttccttcgccgcggctGCCCGGCCCGCCCCCAGGCGCTCTGCTGCTTTCACCGTGCGCGCCTCGCTCGGCAaggccgccggcaccgccgccgtggccgtggcaGCCAGCGCCCTGCTCGCAggcggcgccgccatggcccaggAGGTGCTGCTGGGCGCCAACGGAGGCGTCCTCGTCTTCGAGCCCAGCGAGTTCACCGTCAAGGCCGGCGAGGCCATCACCTTCAAGAACAACGCCGGGTACCCCCACAACGTGGTCTTCGACGAGGACGAGGTGCCCAGCGGCGTCGACGCTGCCAAGATCTCGCAGGAGGAGTACCTCAACGCGCCCGGCGAGACCTACTCCGTCACGCTCACCGTGCCGGGGACCTACGGATTCTACTGCGAGCCGCACCAAGGAGCCGGAATGGTCGGCAAGGTCACCGTCAACTGA